A genome region from Camelina sativa cultivar DH55 chromosome 10, Cs, whole genome shotgun sequence includes the following:
- the LOC104718470 gene encoding uncharacterized protein LOC104718470 isoform X1 produces MSKETKGNNNTSRVMSSYGGGLEANTLAMLDSTGAKDSRDANEDRLQYLEAVRAASLVPEIGIPPTNKMYQAMFRILRFGRTLELITASFQLLTQLHQRFPWVYVSDSADQLEIVDEAWSPFNFGSDSDVDSDVFQQLIQNMNKGFNESEESELKILGNKLLFKYLVHVLKLDFTPRNQVYKETNNWSLLKESSLNLLLASRKVKFKLLMKDYLSTMCAPIDADEKSISLVELHNGTLSAMKELLVMVIMDLDASKQKADLEGITSRGDGVRTPAMEIILDELTYDGYLLSNFLQVFDDPIWKLEIVLQYLTKYIPKPSVRTRRSNIPQAEGQQRLNGILKTFSSGTNSKNITKKIGADIVQILIGHAFLARLTFSNPNDGDSITEICNSITSAFTSLKQVDQKIEILSFGKEVLFTAGMILKAKA; encoded by the exons ATGTCGAAAGAGACGAAGGGTAACAATAATACTAGCAGAGTGATGAGTAGCTACGGCGGTGGCTTAGAAGCAAACACCTTGGCCATGCTTGATTCCACCGGCGCCAAAGACAGTCGCGACGCTAACGAAGATC GTTTGCAGTATCTGGAAGCTGTTCGTGCTGCTTCACTTGTACCCGAAATTGGAATCCCTCCAACCAA CAAAATGTACCAAGCGATGTTTAGGATATTGAGATTTGGAAGAACATTGGAACTTATAACAGCAAGTTTCCAGCTTTTGACACAATTACATCAG cggTTTCCTTGGGTTTATGTATCTGATTCAGCTGATCAGTTGGAAATCGTTGACGAG GCTTGGTCACCGTTTAATTTCGGGTCTGACTCTGATGTTGATTCTGATG TTTTTCAACAGCTGATTCAAAACATGAACAAAGGATTTAATGAGTCTGAGGAATCGGAATTAAAG ATCCTGGGAAATAAGTTACTGTTCAAGTATCTTGTTCATGTTCTTAAGTTGGATTTTACACCACGAAATCAGGTGTATAAAG AAACCAACAACTGGAGTCTTTTAAAGGAATCCTCACTGAATCTACTTCTG GCTTCAAGAAAAGTGAAGTTCAAACTTCTAATGAAAGATTATCTATCAACGATGTGTGCACCCATTGATGCTGATGAAAAGTCTATCAGTTTGGTAGAATTGCACAATGGCACACTTTCTGCTATGAAGGAACTTCTAGTAATGGTT ATCATGGACCTTGATGCATCAAAGCAGAAAGCTGACTTAGAAGGGATTACCTCTAGAGGAGATGGCGTAAG GACCCCTGCAATGGAGATCATTCTTGACGAGCTGACTTATGATGGATACTTGCTGTCAAATTTTCTTCAG GTTTTCGACGATCCTATATGGAAGCTAGAGATCGTTCTCCAATACCTCACCAAATACATTCCTAAG CCTTCTGTCCGTACCCGAAGATCAAACATTCCTCAAGCAGAGGGTCAACAAAGACTAAATGGGATCTTAAAGACCTTTTCAAGTGGCACAAATTCGAAGAACATTACTAAAAAGATAGGAGCTGACATTGTTCAGATCCTCATCGGACATGCCTTTCTG GCTCGGCTCACATTCTCTAACCCAAATGACGGAGACTCTATAACAGAGATATGCAATAGTATCACCTCTGCATTTACTAGTCTTAAGCAAGTAGATCA GAAAATCGAGATTTTATCGTTTGGGAAAGAAGTGTTGTTTACTGCTGGAATGATACTCAAGGCAAAAGCTTAA
- the LOC104718471 gene encoding D-tyrosyl-tRNA(Tyr) deacylase-like isoform X1, with translation MNCLAASVFPSSHTTLLLNKLSPLLLRRNRRHQSQRLHRRNYQIRAMRAVVQRVSSSSVTVDGRIVSEIGPGLLVLIGIHESDTDSDADYICRKVVNMRLFTNETAGKGWDQNVMQRNYEVLLVSQFTFYGFLKGNKPDFHVAMPPDKAKPFYASLVEKFQKAYNPDAVKDGVFGAMMQVSLVNDGPVTMQLDSPQSSKNETKAST, from the exons ATGAACTGTCTTGCTGCTTCTGTGTTTCCTTCTTCTCACACAACTCTACTCCTCAACAAGCTCTCACCTTTACTCCTCCGCCGCAATCGCCGCCACCAAAGTCAGCGACTTCACCGTCGGAATTATCAGATCAGAGCAATGAGAGCTGTAGTCCAGAGAGTCTCATCTTCCTCTGTTACTGTGGATGGTCGAATCGTATCGGAGATTGGCCCTGGTCTCTTGGTTTTAATTGGAATCCATGAATCAGATACAGATTCTGACGCTGATTACAT atgtcGAAAAGTTGTAAACATGAGACTGTTCACTAATGAAACCGCTGGCAAAGGATGGGACCAAAAT GTAATGCAGAGGAATTATGAAGTTTTACTTG TTAGTCAGTTTACATTCTACGGATTCTTGAAAGGTAACAAACCCGATTTTCATGTCGCAATGCCACCTGATAAAGCAAAACCATTTTACGCTTCTTTAGTCGAGAAATTCCAGAAAGCATATAATCCTGATGCTGTAAAAG ATGGTGTGTTTGGAGCTATGATGCAG GTCAGTCTTGTAAACGACGGTCCAGTCACGATGCAGCTCGACTCACCTCAATCTTCCAA GAATGAGACAAAGGCATCAACATAA
- the LOC104718469 gene encoding magnesium-chelatase subunit ChlI-1, chloroplastic-like: protein MASLLGTSSSAIWAAPSLSSSSSSSSSSSTPSTSPICFRPGKICGSKLNGGIQIRPKKNRSRYHVSVMNVATEINSTEQVEKKFDSKKSARPVYPFAAIVGQDEMKLCLLLNVIDPKIGGVMIMGDRGTGKSTTVRSLVDLLPEIKVVAGDPYNSDPIDPEFMGVEVRERVERGEQVPVVATKINMVDLPLGATEDRVCGTIDIEKALTEGVKAFEPGLLAKANRGILYVDEVNLLDDHLVDVLLDSAASGWNTVEREGISISHPARFILIGSGNPEEGELRPQLLDRFGMHAQVGTVRDADLRVKIVEERARFDSNPKDFRETYKTEQDKLQDQISTARANLSSVQIDRELKVKISRVCSELNVDGLRGDIVTNRAAKALAALKGKDRVTPDDVATVIPNCLRHRLRKDPLESIDSGVLVSEKFAEIFS from the exons ATGGCGTCTCTTCTTGGAACATCTTCCTCCGCAATCTGGGCTGCTCCttcgctctcttcttcttcttcttcttcttcttcttcttcaacacctTCGACCTCCCCCATTTGCTTCAGACCAG GGAAAATTTGTGGAAGTAAGTTAAATGGAGGAATCCAAATAAGGCCAAAGAAGAACAGGTCTCGTTACCATGTCTCGGTTATGAATGTAGCCACTGAAATCAACTCTACTGAACAA gtAGAGAAGAAGTTTGATTCAAAGAAGAGTGCTAGGCCGGTTTATCCATTTGCAGCTATTGTAGGGCAAGATGAGATGAAGTTGTGTCTTCTATTGAATGTGATTGATCCAAAGATTGGTGGTGTGATGATTATGGGAGATAGAGGAACTGGCAAATCTACAACTGTTAGATCATTAGTTGATCTGTTGCCTGAGATTAAGGTAGTTGCTGGTGACCCTTATAACTCTGATCCGATTGATCCTGAGTTCATGGGTGTTGAGGTAAGAGAGAGAGTCGAAAGAGGAGAGCAAGTTCCGGTTGTTGCAACTAAGATTAATATGGTTGATCTTCCATTGGGTGCAACAGAAGATAGAGTTTGTGGAACAATTGATATCGAAAAGGCTTTGACAGAAGGTGTTAAAGCTTTTGAGCCTGGTTTGTTGGCTAAGGCCAATAGAGGGATTCTCTATGTTGATGAAGTCAATCTCTTGGATGATCATTTGGTTGATGTTCTTTTGGATTCAGCTGCTTCTGGTTGGAACACGGTTGAGAGAGAAGGTATTTCGATTTCTCACCCGGCTAGGTTTATCTTGATTGGTTCAGGAAATCCTGAAGAAGGAGAGCTTAGGCCACAGCTTCTTGATCGGTTTGGAATGCATGCGCAAGTAGGGACGGTTAGAGATGCTGACTTGCGAGTCAAGATTGTCGAAGAGAGAGCTCGTTTCGATAGCAACCCAAAGGACTTCCGTGAAACTTACAAAACCGAGCAGGACAAGCTTCAAGACCAGATTTCAACTGCTAGAGCAAATCTTTCTTCAGTTCAGATTGATCGGGAGTTGAAGGTGAAGATCTCTAGGGTGTGTTCGGAGCTTAATGTGGACGGGTTGAGAGGAGACATTGTGACTAACAGAGCAGCAAAAGCACTTGCAGCTCTCAAAGGAAAAGATCGAGTTACTCCAGATGATGTTGCAACAGTTATCCCTAACTGCTTAAGGCACCGTCTGAGGAAAGATCCACTGGAATCTATCGATTCAGGAGTTCTAGTTTCTGAGAAGTTCGCCGAGATTTTCAGCTGA
- the LOC104718470 gene encoding uncharacterized protein LOC104718470 isoform X2, with protein sequence MSKETKGNNNTSRVMSSYGGGLEANTLAMLDSTGAKDSRDANEDRLQYLEAVRAASLVPEIGIPPTNKMYQAMFRILRFGRTLELITASFQLLTQLHQRFPWVYVSDSADQLEIVDEAWSPFNFGSDSDVDSDVFQQLIQNMNKGFNESEESELKILGNKLLFKYLVHVLKLDFTPRNQVYKETNNWSLLKESSLNLLLASRKVKFKLLMKDYLSTMCAPIDADEKSISLVELHNGTLSAMKELLVMIMDLDASKQKADLEGITSRGDGVRTPAMEIILDELTYDGYLLSNFLQVFDDPIWKLEIVLQYLTKYIPKPSVRTRRSNIPQAEGQQRLNGILKTFSSGTNSKNITKKIGADIVQILIGHAFLARLTFSNPNDGDSITEICNSITSAFTSLKQVDQKIEILSFGKEVLFTAGMILKAKA encoded by the exons ATGTCGAAAGAGACGAAGGGTAACAATAATACTAGCAGAGTGATGAGTAGCTACGGCGGTGGCTTAGAAGCAAACACCTTGGCCATGCTTGATTCCACCGGCGCCAAAGACAGTCGCGACGCTAACGAAGATC GTTTGCAGTATCTGGAAGCTGTTCGTGCTGCTTCACTTGTACCCGAAATTGGAATCCCTCCAACCAA CAAAATGTACCAAGCGATGTTTAGGATATTGAGATTTGGAAGAACATTGGAACTTATAACAGCAAGTTTCCAGCTTTTGACACAATTACATCAG cggTTTCCTTGGGTTTATGTATCTGATTCAGCTGATCAGTTGGAAATCGTTGACGAG GCTTGGTCACCGTTTAATTTCGGGTCTGACTCTGATGTTGATTCTGATG TTTTTCAACAGCTGATTCAAAACATGAACAAAGGATTTAATGAGTCTGAGGAATCGGAATTAAAG ATCCTGGGAAATAAGTTACTGTTCAAGTATCTTGTTCATGTTCTTAAGTTGGATTTTACACCACGAAATCAGGTGTATAAAG AAACCAACAACTGGAGTCTTTTAAAGGAATCCTCACTGAATCTACTTCTG GCTTCAAGAAAAGTGAAGTTCAAACTTCTAATGAAAGATTATCTATCAACGATGTGTGCACCCATTGATGCTGATGAAAAGTCTATCAGTTTGGTAGAATTGCACAATGGCACACTTTCTGCTATGAAGGAACTTCTAGTAATG ATCATGGACCTTGATGCATCAAAGCAGAAAGCTGACTTAGAAGGGATTACCTCTAGAGGAGATGGCGTAAG GACCCCTGCAATGGAGATCATTCTTGACGAGCTGACTTATGATGGATACTTGCTGTCAAATTTTCTTCAG GTTTTCGACGATCCTATATGGAAGCTAGAGATCGTTCTCCAATACCTCACCAAATACATTCCTAAG CCTTCTGTCCGTACCCGAAGATCAAACATTCCTCAAGCAGAGGGTCAACAAAGACTAAATGGGATCTTAAAGACCTTTTCAAGTGGCACAAATTCGAAGAACATTACTAAAAAGATAGGAGCTGACATTGTTCAGATCCTCATCGGACATGCCTTTCTG GCTCGGCTCACATTCTCTAACCCAAATGACGGAGACTCTATAACAGAGATATGCAATAGTATCACCTCTGCATTTACTAGTCTTAAGCAAGTAGATCA GAAAATCGAGATTTTATCGTTTGGGAAAGAAGTGTTGTTTACTGCTGGAATGATACTCAAGGCAAAAGCTTAA
- the LOC104718471 gene encoding D-tyrosyl-tRNA(Tyr) deacylase-like isoform X2, producing the protein MNCLAASVFPSSHTTLLLNKLSPLLLRRNRRHQSQRLHRRNYQIRAMRAVVQRVSSSSVTVDGRIVSEIGPGLLVLIGIHESDTDSDADYICRKVVNMRLFTNETAGKGWDQNVMQRNYEVLLVSQFTFYGFLKGNKPDFHVAMPPDKAKPFYASLVEKFQKAYNPDAVKDGVFGAMMQSCKRRSSHDAARLTSIFQE; encoded by the exons ATGAACTGTCTTGCTGCTTCTGTGTTTCCTTCTTCTCACACAACTCTACTCCTCAACAAGCTCTCACCTTTACTCCTCCGCCGCAATCGCCGCCACCAAAGTCAGCGACTTCACCGTCGGAATTATCAGATCAGAGCAATGAGAGCTGTAGTCCAGAGAGTCTCATCTTCCTCTGTTACTGTGGATGGTCGAATCGTATCGGAGATTGGCCCTGGTCTCTTGGTTTTAATTGGAATCCATGAATCAGATACAGATTCTGACGCTGATTACAT atgtcGAAAAGTTGTAAACATGAGACTGTTCACTAATGAAACCGCTGGCAAAGGATGGGACCAAAAT GTAATGCAGAGGAATTATGAAGTTTTACTTG TTAGTCAGTTTACATTCTACGGATTCTTGAAAGGTAACAAACCCGATTTTCATGTCGCAATGCCACCTGATAAAGCAAAACCATTTTACGCTTCTTTAGTCGAGAAATTCCAGAAAGCATATAATCCTGATGCTGTAAAAG ATGGTGTGTTTGGAGCTATGATGCAG TCTTGTAAACGACGGTCCAGTCACGATGCAGCTCGACTCACCTCAATCTTCCAA GAATGA
- the LOC104718470 gene encoding uncharacterized protein LOC104718470 isoform X3: MSKETKGNNNTSRVMSSYGGGLEANTLAMLDSTGAKDSRDANEDRLQYLEAVRAASLVPEIGIPPTNKMYQAMFRILRFGRTLELITASFQLLTQLHQRFPWVYVSDSADQLEIVDEVLVTKALICCSFLVMLIQNMNKGFNESEESELKILGNKLLFKYLVHVLKLDFTPRNQVYKETNNWSLLKESSLNLLLASRKVKFKLLMKDYLSTMCAPIDADEKSISLVELHNGTLSAMKELLVMVIMDLDASKQKADLEGITSRGDGVRTPAMEIILDELTYDGYLLSNFLQVFDDPIWKLEIVLQYLTKYIPKPSVRTRRSNIPQAEGQQRLNGILKTFSSGTNSKNITKKIGADIVQILIGHAFLARLTFSNPNDGDSITEICNSITSAFTSLKQVDQKIEILSFGKEVLFTAGMILKAKA; the protein is encoded by the exons ATGTCGAAAGAGACGAAGGGTAACAATAATACTAGCAGAGTGATGAGTAGCTACGGCGGTGGCTTAGAAGCAAACACCTTGGCCATGCTTGATTCCACCGGCGCCAAAGACAGTCGCGACGCTAACGAAGATC GTTTGCAGTATCTGGAAGCTGTTCGTGCTGCTTCACTTGTACCCGAAATTGGAATCCCTCCAACCAA CAAAATGTACCAAGCGATGTTTAGGATATTGAGATTTGGAAGAACATTGGAACTTATAACAGCAAGTTTCCAGCTTTTGACACAATTACATCAG cggTTTCCTTGGGTTTATGTATCTGATTCAGCTGATCAGTTGGAAATCGTTGACGAGGTCCTTGTTACAAAAGCTTTGATCTGTTGTTCATTCTTAGTTATG CTGATTCAAAACATGAACAAAGGATTTAATGAGTCTGAGGAATCGGAATTAAAG ATCCTGGGAAATAAGTTACTGTTCAAGTATCTTGTTCATGTTCTTAAGTTGGATTTTACACCACGAAATCAGGTGTATAAAG AAACCAACAACTGGAGTCTTTTAAAGGAATCCTCACTGAATCTACTTCTG GCTTCAAGAAAAGTGAAGTTCAAACTTCTAATGAAAGATTATCTATCAACGATGTGTGCACCCATTGATGCTGATGAAAAGTCTATCAGTTTGGTAGAATTGCACAATGGCACACTTTCTGCTATGAAGGAACTTCTAGTAATGGTT ATCATGGACCTTGATGCATCAAAGCAGAAAGCTGACTTAGAAGGGATTACCTCTAGAGGAGATGGCGTAAG GACCCCTGCAATGGAGATCATTCTTGACGAGCTGACTTATGATGGATACTTGCTGTCAAATTTTCTTCAG GTTTTCGACGATCCTATATGGAAGCTAGAGATCGTTCTCCAATACCTCACCAAATACATTCCTAAG CCTTCTGTCCGTACCCGAAGATCAAACATTCCTCAAGCAGAGGGTCAACAAAGACTAAATGGGATCTTAAAGACCTTTTCAAGTGGCACAAATTCGAAGAACATTACTAAAAAGATAGGAGCTGACATTGTTCAGATCCTCATCGGACATGCCTTTCTG GCTCGGCTCACATTCTCTAACCCAAATGACGGAGACTCTATAACAGAGATATGCAATAGTATCACCTCTGCATTTACTAGTCTTAAGCAAGTAGATCA GAAAATCGAGATTTTATCGTTTGGGAAAGAAGTGTTGTTTACTGCTGGAATGATACTCAAGGCAAAAGCTTAA
- the LOC104718468 gene encoding probable pre-mRNA-splicing factor ATP-dependent RNA helicase DEAH9 has translation MAFWKPGTEKPRFEDDGEGGIVFMSNNLASSSSSSYGYANIEKQRQRLPVYKYRTEILYLVENHATTIIVGETGSGKTTQIPQYLKEAGWAEGGRVIACTQPRRLAVQAVSTRVAEEMGVNIGNEVGYTIRFEDHTISGVTSVKFLTDGVLIREMMEDPLLSKYSVIMIDEAHERSISTDILLGLLKKIQRRRPELRLIISSATIEAKAMFNFFNSSKKRHAPEGSAQGPKLEPAILSVEGRGFSVKIHYVEEPVSDYIRSVVSTILLINEREPPGDVLVFLTGQEDIETAIKLLEEEAHSNQKNSSGLLPLPLYSGLSRSDQELIFTPTPRGKRKVILSTNIAETSLTLEGVVYVIDSGFSKQKFYNPISDIESLVVAPISKASARQRSGRAGRVRPGKCYRLYTEDYFLNQMPGEGIPEMQRSNLVSTVIQLKALGIDNILGFDWPSPPSPQAMIRALEVLYSLQILDDDAKLTSPTGFQVAELPLDPMISKMILASSELGCSDEIITIAAVLSIQSVWVIARGVQKEQDEAKLRFAAAEGDHVTFLNVYKGFLESKKSSQWCAKNFLNYQSMKKVVEIRDQLKRIARRLGVTLKSCDGDMEAVRKAVTAGFFANACRLEPHSNGVFKTIRGSEEVYIHPSSVLFRVNPKWVVYQSIVSTERQYMRNVVTINPSWLTEVAPHFYQNRQNAMSF, from the exons ATGGCGTTTTGGAAACCAGGGACTGAGAAACCTCGTTTcgaagatgatggagaaggaGGCATAGTGTTCATGTCCAACAATCTcgcatcctcttcttcttctag CTATGGGTATGCGAATATAGAGAAGCAAAGACAGAGATTGCCAGTGTACAAGTACAGGACTGAGATTCTCTATTTGGTGGAGAATCACGCTACCACCATCATCGTTGGCGAGACGGGCAGTGGTAAAACCACTCAGATTCCTcag TACCTGAAAGAAGCTGGATGGGCTGAAGGAGGCCGAGTTATTGCTTGCACACAGCCTAGACGTTTAGCTGTGCAG GCGGTTTCTACAAGAGTGGCTGAAGAGATGGGAGTAAATATTGGGAATGAAGTTGGCTACACAATTCGATTTGAAGATCATACAATTTCC GGTGTGACTAGTGTGAAATTTCTCACAGATGGGGTTTTAATCCGAGAGATGATGGAGGATCCTCTCTTGTCAAAGTATAG TGTTATTATGATAGATGAAGCTCATGAGAGATCTATTTCAACTGACATTTTACTGGGTCTCTTAAAAAAG ATACAACGTCGCCGTCCTGAGCTACGCCTGATTATATCGTCCGCCACAATCGAAGCAAAAGCCATGTTCAATTTCTTCAATTCCAG CAAAAAACGCCATGCGCCAGAAGGTAGTGCCCAGGGACCAAAGTTGGAACCTGCAATCTTATCTGTCGAG GGCAGAGGCTTCAGTGTGAAAATTCACTATGTTGAGGAGCCTGTCTCAGATTACATCCGATCAGTTGTTTCAACGATATTATTGATAAATGAGCGG GAGCCACCTGGGGATGTTCTTGTATTTCTTACTGGTCAAGAAGATATTGAAACTGCAATTAaacttcttgaagaagaagctcataGCAATCAAAAGAATTCTTCAG GCCTGCTACCTCTGCCACTATATTCGGGACTTTCTCGATCAGATCAG GAATTGATCTTTACTCCAACTCCCAGAGGAAAGAGAAAAGTGATACTCTCAACAAATATTGCAGAAACATCATTGACTCTGGAG GGAGTTGTCTATGTGATTGATAGTGGTTTCTCGAAGCAAAAGTTCTATAACCCA ATTTCAGATATCGAAAGTCTTGTGGTGGCACCAATATCCAAAGCATCTGCTAGACAAAGGTCTGGTAGGGCTGGGCGAGTCCGACCTGGGAAGTGTTACAG GCTTTACACTGAAGATTATTTTCTCAACCAAATGCCTGGAGAAGGCATACCGGAGATGCAGAGGTCGAATCTTGTTTCTACTGTAATACAG CTAAAGGCTTTGGGCATAGATAATATATTGGGTTTTGATTGGCCTTCACCTCCATCCCCACAAGCAATGATCCGGGCACTTGAAGTACTCTATTCACTTCAGatccttgatgatgatgcaaAACTCACATCGCCAACAGGATTCCAAGTTGCAGAACTTCCACTG GACCCAATGATATCAAAAATGATTTTAGCTTCAAGTGAGCTTGGTTGTTCAGATGAGATAATTACAATCGCTGCAGTTCTCTCTATCCAA TCCGTTTGGGTCATTGCTAGGGGAGTACAGAAAGAACAGGATGAAGCCAAACTGAGATTTGCAGCTGCAGAG GGTGACCATGTCACATTCCTGAATGTATACAAAGGGTTTCTTGAGTCGAAAAAGTCTTCACAGTGGTGTGCCAAGAACTTCCTCAACTACCAATCCATG AAAAAAGTGGTTGAAATCAGGGATCAACTCAAACGGATTGCTCGGAGATTAGGCGTCACCCTGAAATCATGTGACGGAGACATGGAG GCTGTGAGAAAAGCTGTGACTGCAGGGTTTTTCGCTAATGCATGCCGCTTAGAA CCACATAGCAATGGGGTATTTAAGACCATTAGAGGCTCTGAAGAAGTTTATATTCACCCGTCATCTGTATTATTCAG GGTGAATCCAAAATGGGTGGTTTACCAATCCATTGTCTCAACAGAGCGTCAATATATGCGGAATGTCGTAACTATCAATCCTTCTTGGCTGACTGAAGTTGCTCCACACTTTTACCAGAACAGGCAAAACGCTATGTCCTTCTAG